A genome region from Flavobacterium sp. includes the following:
- a CDS encoding trehalase family glycosidase: protein MKFRLHITQTIEKLLAQEDTDGDKKITIDDNGPKNFLLYDLDGNPVEIKGTYQLSNLLQELALAKKNNTEFAEIDLNEITEDPVKRISRKIKDLYWNGLTRTIDATGVKKILEDDKIENEFAYLYVPFGDEIVFDYFKKLEATTPKLKVLQLPKNITPEYVLSLNKKPGILALALQIKNNEISGVPFVVPGGRFNEMYGWDSYFIAKGLLIDDKIDLALGIAENFKYQIDHYGKILNANRSYYLTRTQPPLYTSLIMDVLEKSNPDIFWIERHLKTAIKEYLTVWMEEGKRLTANGLNRYKAEGIGLPFEVEEGHFDDILEQYAPKYNLSTREFEKKYLEREIVDPELDKYFTHDRSMRESGHDTTHRLVGVCANLNTVAINSLLYKYETDIAFLIQKYFKNEFQYFEDKSFSSEYWQQKASSRKEKINKLLWNQEKGIYFDYDFVNEKQHVFDAATTFYPLWAKISTPEQADILIKKTLSKFKMKGGISGSTKESIAGFDDNSPTRQWDYPFGWAPHQMLLWEGLLNYNFNEEAQEMVYRWLWLITRNAVDYNGTIPEKFDLSISSHKIFAEYGNVGTEFNYITEEGFGWMNASYQFGLTILEEDLKQKLSDLVDPDELF, encoded by the coding sequence ATGAAATTTAGACTACATATAACCCAAACCATCGAAAAATTATTGGCTCAGGAAGATACTGACGGTGATAAAAAAATTACGATTGATGACAACGGTCCCAAAAACTTTTTGCTGTACGATTTGGATGGAAATCCGGTAGAAATTAAAGGAACGTATCAGCTTTCAAATCTATTGCAGGAATTGGCTTTGGCTAAAAAAAACAATACAGAATTTGCAGAAATTGATTTGAATGAAATTACCGAAGATCCTGTAAAACGCATCTCAAGAAAAATAAAAGATTTATACTGGAATGGACTTACACGAACAATTGACGCAACAGGCGTAAAGAAAATTCTGGAAGACGATAAAATCGAAAATGAATTTGCCTATTTATATGTGCCTTTTGGAGACGAAATTGTTTTTGATTATTTCAAAAAATTAGAAGCTACAACGCCAAAATTAAAAGTGTTGCAATTGCCGAAAAATATTACTCCTGAATATGTTTTATCGCTGAACAAAAAACCGGGAATTTTGGCTTTGGCACTTCAAATAAAAAACAATGAAATTTCGGGCGTTCCGTTTGTCGTTCCCGGCGGAAGATTCAACGAAATGTACGGCTGGGACAGTTATTTTATTGCCAAAGGACTTTTGATTGATGATAAAATTGACCTTGCTTTGGGCATTGCCGAAAACTTCAAATATCAAATAGATCATTACGGAAAAATTTTAAATGCCAACCGCAGTTATTACTTAACCCGAACGCAGCCGCCGCTTTATACATCTTTAATTATGGATGTTTTAGAAAAGTCAAATCCGGATATTTTTTGGATTGAAAGACATTTAAAAACTGCCATAAAAGAATATTTAACGGTTTGGATGGAAGAAGGAAAAAGACTTACTGCAAATGGTTTAAATCGTTATAAAGCAGAAGGAATCGGACTTCCGTTTGAGGTTGAAGAAGGACATTTTGATGATATTCTGGAACAATACGCGCCAAAATATAATCTCTCAACCCGTGAATTTGAAAAGAAATATCTCGAAAGAGAAATCGTTGATCCTGAGCTTGATAAGTATTTTACGCACGACCGAAGCATGCGTGAAAGCGGACACGATACAACTCATAGATTGGTTGGAGTTTGTGCTAATTTGAATACCGTTGCAATTAATAGTTTGCTTTATAAATACGAAACAGATATTGCTTTTTTGATTCAAAAATACTTTAAAAATGAATTTCAGTATTTTGAGGATAAATCTTTTTCAAGTGAATATTGGCAGCAAAAAGCTTCTTCAAGAAAAGAAAAAATAAACAAATTGTTATGGAATCAAGAAAAGGGAATTTATTTCGATTATGATTTTGTAAACGAAAAACAGCATGTTTTTGATGCTGCGACAACTTTTTATCCGCTTTGGGCAAAAATAAGTACGCCCGAACAAGCCGATATTTTGATTAAAAAAACACTTTCAAAATTTAAAATGAAAGGCGGAATTTCTGGAAGTACCAAAGAATCTATCGCCGGTTTTGATGATAATTCGCCAACAAGACAATGGGATTATCCATTTGGCTGGGCGCCGCATCAAATGCTTTTATGGGAAGGTTTGCTGAATTATAATTTTAACGAAGAAGCACAGGAAATGGTGTATCGCTGGCTTTGGCTGATTACCAGAAACGCGGTTGATTATAATGGAACAATTCCCGAAAAGTTTGATTTATCGATAAGCTCCCACAAAATCTTCGCAGAATACGGAAACGTAGGAACGGAGTTTAATTACATAACCGAAGAAGGTTTTGGATGGATGAACGCTTCATATCAATTCGGTTTGACGATTTTAGAAGAGGATTTAAAACAAAAATTATCAGATTTAGTTGATCCTGATGAACTTTTTTAA
- a CDS encoding MFS transporter, with product MKNIGIKISLYLNYFVFAILLNSVGIVILKSQKNYGVDEVQASILEAFKDMPIAIVSFFIASFLPRIGYRKAMLIGLSLVTLACISMYFGNSFDSAKILFATVGVSFALIKVSVYSLIGTVTETKKEHNALMSSIEGFFMVGIALAYFLFPAFNNENDPNSWLNVYWLLAGLSFLSFLFLLFIKFEETEAAAGANLKDDFLQMFKLMAKLLTVIFVISVFLFVMIEQGILSWLPTFNTKVLHLPENISIMMASILAVSLAIGRLIAGIVTKKVNWIWVLTFCIISAMLLVTFVLPKTVGLEVKNIETLSDIPLIGFAFPLIGLFIAPIYPLLNSIVLSALPKNLQSSMTGLIVIFSALGGTLGSRITGWLFKNEGPEKAFYFTLIPMTLLLISFFILKKITAKDEI from the coding sequence ATGAAAAACATAGGAATTAAAATCTCACTTTACCTCAATTATTTTGTCTTCGCCATTTTATTAAACAGCGTAGGAATAGTGATTTTAAAATCACAGAAAAATTACGGAGTCGATGAAGTTCAGGCGAGTATTTTAGAAGCCTTTAAAGACATGCCAATTGCTATTGTATCCTTTTTTATAGCCTCTTTTTTGCCCCGAATTGGCTATAGAAAAGCCATGTTAATAGGATTGAGTTTAGTGACTTTGGCCTGTATTTCTATGTATTTTGGAAACTCGTTTGACAGTGCCAAAATTCTTTTTGCAACCGTTGGAGTTTCATTTGCTTTGATAAAAGTTTCTGTTTATTCCTTAATAGGAACGGTAACCGAAACCAAAAAAGAACACAACGCCTTAATGAGCAGTATTGAAGGATTTTTTATGGTAGGAATTGCGCTGGCCTATTTTTTATTTCCGGCGTTTAATAATGAAAATGATCCCAATTCATGGCTAAATGTATATTGGTTATTAGCCGGATTATCATTTTTGTCATTTCTGTTTTTACTTTTTATAAAATTTGAAGAAACCGAAGCTGCAGCAGGAGCAAACCTAAAAGATGATTTCCTGCAGATGTTCAAATTGATGGCAAAACTGCTGACCGTTATTTTTGTAATCAGCGTGTTTTTATTTGTAATGATCGAGCAGGGAATACTTTCGTGGCTGCCAACATTTAATACAAAAGTGCTTCATCTGCCGGAAAATATCAGCATAATGATGGCCAGTATTTTAGCAGTTTCACTAGCAATCGGAAGATTGATTGCCGGAATTGTAACCAAAAAAGTAAACTGGATTTGGGTGTTGACTTTTTGCATTATTTCCGCTATGCTTTTGGTAACATTTGTACTTCCAAAAACAGTTGGATTAGAAGTAAAAAACATCGAGACACTTTCAGATATTCCGTTAATTGGTTTCGCATTTCCTTTAATTGGATTGTTTATTGCACCTATTTATCCGTTGTTAAATTCGATTGTATTAAGCGCTTTACCAAAGAATCTGCAAAGTTCAATGACCGGATTAATCGTGATTTTTTCTGCACTTGGCGGAACATTAGGATCCAGAATAACAGGCTGGCTTTTTAAAAACGAAGGACCTGAAAAAGCTTTTTATTTCACCTTAATTCCGATGACTTTGTTACTGATCTCCTTTTTTATTCTTAAAAAAATAACTGCAAAAGATGAAATTTAG
- a CDS encoding polyprenyl synthetase family protein, with protein MHNISQYQDFFIEYLSKQDIHKEPVNLYEPIEYILGLGGKRMRPVLTLMAAEVFDTDYKVALPAAMAVEVFHNFSLVHDDIMDDAPLRRGQVTVHEKWNLNTGILSGDTMLILAYQYFEQYEPEVFRDLAKLFSKTALEVCEGQQWDVDFETRKDVTIPEYLKMIEYKTAVLVAAAMKMGAIVAKTSEKEADLIYDFGLNLGLAFQLQDDFLDAFGDPETFGKQVGGDIIENKKTYLYLKALEFSSEEKASKLQKLFSLQLEDNSEKIETAKAIFNESGASKATQEAIEMYTFKAFETLEKLDINAEKKTILRTFGENLMGRKV; from the coding sequence ATGCACAATATAAGTCAGTACCAGGATTTTTTTATTGAATATTTAAGTAAACAAGACATCCATAAAGAACCCGTAAATCTTTACGAACCTATTGAATACATTTTAGGACTTGGCGGAAAACGTATGCGTCCAGTACTTACTTTAATGGCCGCAGAGGTTTTTGATACTGATTATAAAGTGGCGCTTCCGGCAGCAATGGCGGTTGAAGTTTTTCATAATTTCTCTCTTGTTCATGATGATATTATGGATGATGCGCCTTTGCGAAGAGGACAAGTTACGGTTCATGAAAAATGGAATTTAAACACCGGAATTCTTTCTGGCGATACCATGTTAATTCTTGCGTATCAATATTTTGAGCAATATGAACCCGAAGTTTTTAGAGATCTTGCGAAACTTTTCAGCAAAACAGCGCTTGAAGTTTGTGAAGGACAGCAATGGGATGTTGATTTTGAAACCCGAAAAGATGTTACAATTCCTGAATATCTGAAAATGATAGAATATAAAACAGCTGTTTTAGTTGCTGCAGCCATGAAAATGGGTGCAATTGTGGCCAAAACTTCTGAAAAAGAAGCTGATTTAATTTATGATTTCGGATTAAATTTAGGTTTGGCTTTTCAATTACAAGATGACTTTTTGGATGCTTTTGGTGATCCGGAAACTTTTGGAAAACAAGTTGGCGGTGATATCATCGAAAACAAAAAAACCTATTTATACTTAAAAGCTTTAGAATTTTCATCTGAAGAAAAAGCTTCAAAATTACAAAAATTATTCAGCTTACAATTAGAAGATAATTCAGAAAAAATAGAAACTGCAAAAGCTATTTTTAACGAATCAGGAGCTTCAAAAGCTACTCAGGAAGCGATCGAAATGTATACTTTTAAAGCTTTTGAAACTTTAGAAAAATTAGACATTAATGCTGAAAAGAAAACTATTCTGAGAACTTTTGGAGAGAATTTAATGGGCAGAAAAGTTTAG
- a CDS encoding TetR/AcrR family transcriptional regulator, whose amino-acid sequence MKEKIISKASELFLKLGFKSVTMDDIAGEMCISKKTIYKYFCNKEVLIEESTSMVHKQVHEIMDTIIAKNYNAIHENFEIREMFRDMFKNNIDTSPIYQLKKHYPEIYQNILSIEIEQCTQCFRDNIEKGIREGLYRSELNVEVYVKFYYTLIFHINENTVSESEAQRIELEALEYHTRAMATEKGIAELEKQLKKVKS is encoded by the coding sequence ATGAAAGAGAAAATAATATCAAAAGCAAGCGAACTTTTTTTAAAGCTTGGTTTTAAGAGTGTTACGATGGATGACATTGCTGGAGAAATGTGTATTTCAAAAAAAACGATTTACAAGTATTTCTGCAATAAGGAAGTTTTAATCGAAGAAAGCACTTCAATGGTTCATAAACAAGTTCACGAAATTATGGACACCATTATTGCAAAGAATTATAATGCGATTCATGAAAACTTTGAGATTAGAGAAATGTTTCGTGATATGTTTAAAAACAACATTGATACTTCTCCAATTTACCAGTTGAAAAAACATTATCCTGAGATTTACCAAAATATACTATCCATCGAAATTGAGCAGTGTACGCAATGTTTTAGAGATAATATCGAAAAAGGAATTCGCGAAGGATTATACAGAAGCGAACTAAATGTTGAGGTTTATGTGAAGTTTTACTACACCTTAATTTTTCATATTAACGAAAATACAGTTTCTGAAAGTGAAGCACAAAGAATAGAATTAGAAGCATTAGAATATCATACCCGGGCTATGGCAACAGAAAAAGGAATAGCCGAGCTTGAAAAACAACTTAAAAAAGTAAAATCATAA
- a CDS encoding YceI family protein has protein sequence MKTTWTLDSTQSDVLIKMRHSKIAYLGGATNKFGGYVSLEDNEIEDASVEFSLDINNKNESFQKVDSYLQLQDFFDADEHPIISFKSTSFQKVNNNINFIKGDLTIKDVTKVVELDAEFIGVNTYNGQKKVAFEIKGDIKRQDFGLDYNSFQHNGGLALGKDIKLIANLEFSI, from the coding sequence ATGAAAACAACATGGACCTTAGATTCTACACAATCAGATGTTTTAATTAAAATGAGACATTCAAAAATTGCTTATTTAGGAGGAGCTACAAATAAATTTGGCGGTTATGTGAGTCTTGAAGATAATGAAATTGAAGATGCATCGGTAGAGTTTTCACTTGATATTAATAATAAAAACGAAAGTTTCCAGAAGGTAGATTCCTATTTACAGCTTCAGGATTTTTTTGATGCGGATGAACATCCAATCATCAGCTTTAAATCGACTTCATTTCAAAAAGTAAACAACAACATAAATTTCATTAAAGGAGATTTAACCATAAAAGATGTAACCAAAGTGGTTGAACTTGATGCAGAATTTATTGGTGTGAATACTTATAACGGACAAAAGAAAGTAGCTTTTGAAATTAAAGGCGACATTAAACGTCAGGATTTCGGTTTAGATTATAATTCTTTTCAGCACAATGGAGGTTTAGCTCTTGGAAAAGATATTAAGCTGATCGCAAATTTAGAATTCAGCATATAA
- a CDS encoding TonB-dependent receptor, with translation MKQKHSYLGILFLIICLITVQNKVFAQAKNTVSGKVLDETGQSIPGANVSLKDTGKNTITDENGRYVFTDVIAGNYIVEATNVGYKTYSKEISVKEGESVVTDLLLETESQSLKEVVVTGSSAPRSKLESSVAITTMGAKAIEDRAPSSTAALLQTIPGFVVEASGGEIGNNLFARGIPSAGAYEYVQIQEDGLPVFEDGALQFANADTFYRLDETVSKMEAVRGGSASIFANNAPGGIINFITKTGQNDFQGRAKFTTSDYGMFRTDLNLSGALVQDKLFFNVGGFYRTDNGVRNTGFTANKGGQIKGNLTYKFDDNDYLRVNFKHLDDRNTFYLPIPLKSNNGKVEGIPGFNPNYGTLTSVNFSHLNVPQYGGGTFSADLEDGSHPIINSIGAEFKKKISEKVTFKNAFKQTSIDLNYNAIFPNGGPWTQEAYATGVQNTTASNLTYSYVDNGQTLDPNALIMRADLWHIEKKMNNFANNFSFSFDLDPVKLTAGYYYSNWKSNQYWNWNSYLVSVSDNPRLLNVKDNTTGVDHTWNGIERITWLERDAQTKGLLNDIYADAEIKATDNLTFNAGLRYNKDKYSGYRDNARFFAENLGVLDNNTADDAVTTVKGNPYTYWRYDVSEWSYTAAGNYKFNDNMASYVRYSHGFRSPIEESFYDNAANLSKLENTEVNQFELGYKYSSSFFSVNANLFHMNLKNVAFTDILSDGSSENKFADVNNIGLEVETNARYKFAKLNFTFTVQKPEYDNFTGTNADGSTFDFNGNTARRIPKFFCNLRPEVDITKDFTAYVQFSYYDKKFTNQDNKQVLPAYKEVGAGLNYTYNNLRFAVDASNLFNEIGLTEGDPRQTTSAASDVFMARPILGRAFRFSVAINF, from the coding sequence ATGAAACAGAAACATTCTTATTTAGGTATATTATTTTTGATAATATGCTTAATTACTGTTCAAAATAAGGTATTTGCCCAGGCAAAAAACACCGTTTCCGGAAAAGTTTTAGACGAAACCGGACAATCAATTCCCGGAGCTAATGTATCTTTAAAAGACACTGGAAAAAATACGATAACAGATGAAAACGGACGTTACGTTTTTACAGATGTTATTGCCGGAAATTATATTGTAGAAGCGACAAATGTGGGCTACAAAACGTATAGCAAAGAAATTTCAGTAAAAGAAGGAGAATCTGTAGTTACAGATTTACTTTTAGAAACCGAATCTCAAAGTTTAAAAGAAGTTGTAGTAACAGGTTCATCTGCCCCAAGATCAAAATTAGAATCGAGCGTTGCCATTACCACAATGGGAGCAAAAGCAATCGAAGACAGAGCGCCATCGAGCACGGCGGCTTTATTACAGACAATTCCGGGATTTGTGGTTGAAGCATCTGGAGGAGAAATTGGAAACAACCTTTTTGCAAGAGGAATTCCATCAGCAGGAGCGTATGAATATGTACAGATTCAGGAAGACGGATTACCGGTTTTTGAAGATGGAGCTTTACAATTTGCCAACGCAGATACATTTTACAGACTTGATGAAACAGTAAGTAAAATGGAAGCTGTTCGTGGAGGTTCTGCGTCAATTTTTGCAAACAATGCTCCGGGTGGAATTATCAACTTCATTACGAAAACGGGTCAGAATGATTTTCAGGGAAGAGCAAAATTCACGACTTCAGATTACGGAATGTTCAGAACCGATCTTAATTTATCTGGCGCTTTAGTTCAGGATAAATTATTCTTTAATGTCGGCGGATTCTACAGAACTGATAATGGAGTAAGAAATACGGGTTTTACGGCTAATAAAGGCGGACAAATAAAAGGAAATCTTACCTATAAATTTGACGACAACGATTATTTAAGAGTTAACTTCAAACATCTTGACGACAGAAATACATTCTATTTGCCAATTCCATTAAAAAGCAACAACGGAAAAGTAGAAGGAATTCCGGGCTTTAATCCAAATTACGGAACTTTGACTTCTGTTAATTTCAGTCATTTAAATGTTCCTCAATACGGCGGCGGAACTTTTAGCGCAGATTTAGAAGATGGTTCTCATCCAATTATCAACTCAATTGGAGCAGAATTCAAAAAGAAAATTTCTGAAAAAGTTACTTTCAAAAATGCTTTCAAACAAACTAGCATCGATTTAAATTACAATGCTATTTTCCCAAATGGCGGACCTTGGACACAAGAGGCGTATGCAACAGGAGTTCAAAACACAACAGCAAGTAATTTGACTTACAGTTATGTAGATAACGGACAAACGCTGGATCCAAACGCTTTGATTATGAGAGCAGATCTTTGGCACATCGAGAAAAAGATGAACAACTTTGCGAACAATTTCTCTTTTTCTTTTGATTTAGATCCTGTGAAATTAACAGCTGGTTATTACTATTCTAACTGGAAATCAAATCAATACTGGAACTGGAATTCCTATTTAGTAAGCGTTTCAGATAATCCGAGATTATTAAATGTAAAAGATAATACAACCGGAGTTGATCATACCTGGAATGGTATCGAAAGAATTACATGGCTGGAAAGAGATGCACAGACAAAAGGACTTTTGAATGATATTTATGCTGATGCTGAAATTAAAGCTACAGATAATTTAACCTTCAACGCAGGTTTAAGATATAATAAAGATAAATATTCCGGATACAGAGACAATGCTAGATTTTTTGCAGAAAACTTAGGAGTTTTAGACAACAATACGGCTGACGACGCGGTAACAACGGTAAAAGGAAATCCGTATACATACTGGAGATATGATGTAAGCGAATGGTCATACACTGCGGCTGGAAACTACAAATTCAACGATAATATGGCTTCATACGTTCGCTACAGCCACGGTTTTAGATCTCCAATTGAAGAATCATTTTATGATAATGCTGCCAATTTAAGCAAGCTGGAAAATACAGAAGTAAATCAGTTTGAGTTGGGTTATAAATATTCAAGTTCTTTCTTCTCAGTAAATGCGAATTTATTTCACATGAACTTGAAAAATGTTGCTTTCACAGATATTTTATCTGATGGATCTTCAGAAAACAAATTTGCCGACGTAAACAATATTGGTCTTGAAGTGGAAACGAATGCAAGATATAAATTTGCAAAACTGAACTTTACATTCACAGTTCAAAAACCAGAATACGACAATTTTACCGGAACAAATGCCGATGGTTCTACTTTTGATTTTAACGGAAATACAGCGCGAAGAATCCCTAAATTTTTCTGTAACCTAAGACCAGAAGTTGATATTACAAAAGATTTTACAGCTTATGTTCAGTTTTCTTATTATGATAAAAAATTCACAAATCAGGATAACAAACAAGTTTTACCGGCTTACAAAGAAGTTGGAGCAGGGTTAAATTATACGTATAATAACCTTCGTTTTGCAGTCGATGCTTCGAATTTATTCAACGAAATTGGTTTAACAGAAGGAGATCCAAGACAAACAACATCTGCAGCAAGCGATGTGTTTATGGCAAGACCTATTTTAGGACGCGCGTTTAGATTTTCTGTAGCGATTAATTTCTAA
- a CDS encoding TolC family protein translates to MKRIVLIFLCTIGLSVNAQVTTLTLKDAVNYALQNKADAKKAKLQVENSEYQIQEVRSRALPQISANGNLTYNPIIQTTVIDGAGFGAPGTTIQAAFGQKWTSTAGLSLTQALFDQSVFTGLKAARTTREFYQINDQLTEEQVIERVANNYYSVYVQKERLTLLDSNYVNTTKVRDIVKGQFDNGLAKKIDLDRIVVKMSNIDTERQQIKNQITLQENALKFYMGMPIESQIDMPKEEFEVVPAALTQEPNIENRTEYKLLKKQEELLVFNKKAAEAAYYPTLSLTAGYNYIGQGPEFPWFAKPKDGVYWSDFSAIGLNLHVPIFTGFGTRAKVRQADVQIRSLQEDIKDTKLSLDLDYRNAMAQIENNLVTIENQKENMRLATEILSNTKNNYLQGLASLTDLLDAENASLEAQNNYTRAVLNYKIAEISLIKSKGELKSLIK, encoded by the coding sequence ATGAAAAGAATAGTTCTTATATTTTTGTGCACAATTGGCCTTTCGGTCAACGCACAGGTAACTACCTTAACTTTAAAAGACGCAGTTAATTATGCGCTTCAAAATAAAGCCGATGCTAAAAAAGCAAAGCTTCAGGTTGAAAATAGCGAGTATCAAATTCAGGAAGTGCGTTCGAGAGCTTTGCCGCAAATTAGTGCAAACGGAAACTTAACTTATAATCCGATAATTCAAACAACAGTTATTGACGGAGCAGGATTTGGTGCACCGGGAACTACAATTCAGGCAGCATTTGGTCAAAAATGGACTTCAACTGCGGGACTTTCTTTAACACAGGCTTTGTTTGATCAATCTGTTTTTACAGGATTAAAAGCAGCCAGAACAACACGTGAGTTTTACCAAATCAACGATCAGTTAACAGAAGAACAAGTTATTGAAAGAGTTGCAAATAACTACTATTCAGTTTATGTACAAAAAGAAAGACTAACTTTATTAGACAGCAATTACGTAAACACAACAAAAGTTCGTGATATCGTAAAAGGTCAGTTTGATAATGGTTTGGCTAAAAAAATAGACTTAGATCGTATTGTTGTAAAAATGTCAAACATTGACACTGAACGTCAGCAGATTAAAAATCAAATTACACTACAGGAAAATGCTTTGAAGTTTTATATGGGAATGCCGATCGAATCTCAAATCGATATGCCAAAAGAAGAATTTGAAGTTGTTCCGGCAGCCTTAACGCAAGAACCAAATATTGAAAACAGAACAGAATACAAACTTTTGAAAAAACAAGAGGAGCTTTTAGTTTTCAATAAAAAAGCGGCAGAAGCAGCCTATTATCCAACTCTTTCTTTAACTGCAGGATACAATTATATTGGTCAGGGTCCTGAATTTCCTTGGTTTGCAAAACCAAAAGATGGAGTTTACTGGTCAGATTTCTCTGCAATTGGATTAAACTTACACGTACCAATCTTTACAGGTTTTGGAACTCGTGCAAAAGTAAGACAGGCAGATGTACAAATCAGATCGCTTCAGGAAGACATAAAAGACACAAAACTTTCTCTTGATTTAGATTATAGAAATGCAATGGCGCAAATCGAAAACAATCTTGTTACGATCGAAAATCAAAAAGAAAATATGCGTTTGGCAACTGAAATTTTAAGCAACACCAAAAACAATTACCTTCAGGGATTAGCATCTTTAACCGATTTATTAGATGCTGAAAATGCATCACTTGAAGCTCAAAATAATTATACAAGAGCAGTTTTAAATTATAAAATTGCCGAAATATCTCTAATCAAATCAAAAGGCGAACTTAAATCTCTTATTAAATAA